A window of Saccharomyces paradoxus chromosome XIII, complete sequence contains these coding sequences:
- the PRE5 gene encoding proteasome core particle subunit alpha 6 (Alpha 6 subunit of the 20S proteasome~similar to YMR314W) translates to MFRNNYDGDTVTFSPTGRLFQVEYALEAIKQGSVTVGLRSNTHAVLVALKRNADELSSYQKKIIKCDEHMGLSLAGLAPDARVLSNYLRQQCNYSSLVFNRKLAVERAGHLLCDKAQKNTQSYGGRPYGVGLLIIGYDKSGAHLLEFQPSGNVTELYGTAIGARSQGAKTYLERTLDTFIKIDGNPDELIKAGVEAISQSLRDEALTVDNLSIAIVGKDTPFTIYDGEAVAKYI, encoded by the coding sequence ATGTTCAGAAACAATTACGACGGGGACACAGTCACTTTTTCTCCTACTGGCCGTCTTTTCCAAGTGGAATACGCATTGGAAGCTATTAAACAAGGGAGCGTCACTGTGGGGTTACGTTCGAACACTCATGCTGTTTTGGTAGcgttgaaaagaaatgcagACGAATTGTCATCATACCAGAAAAAGATCATTAAATGTGACGAGCACATGGGGCTTTCGTTAGCCGGGTTGGCTCCAGATGCCAGAGTTTTAAGTAATTATTTGAGACAACAGTGTAATTATTCCAGTTTAGTTTTTAACAGGAAGCTCGCCGTCGAGAGAGCAGGTCATTTGCTTTGCGATAAAGCACAGAAGAATACACAGTCCTATGGGGGCAGACCCTACGGTGTTGGTTTGTTGATCATCGGGTATGACAAGAGCGGTGCTCATCTTTTAGAATTCCAACCCTCCGGGAATGTCACAGAACTATACGGTACAGCTATTGGCGCAAGAAGTCAAGGGGCAAAGACCTATCTAGAGAGAACTTTAGACACGTTCATAAAAATTGACGGGAACCCTGACGAGCTCATCAAAGCCGGCGTCGAGGCTATCAGCCAGTCTCTAAGAGACGAAGCCTTGACAGTAGACAATCTTTCAATCGCCATCGTAGGCAAGGATACGCCTTTTACAATTTATGATGGTGAAGCCGTTGCTAAATACATTTAG
- a CDS encoding uncharacterized protein (Protein with NADP(H) oxidoreductase activity~similar to YMR315W) — protein sequence MSPLNVGIVGTGIFARDRHLPSYQEFPDKFKVAAAFNRHKEKALDFAKTANIPENKVYDNLEEILKDPHVDYIDALLPAQFNADIVEKAVKAGKPVILEKPIAANLDQAREIVELAESTPLPVGVAENWLYLPCIKIAKEQIKKIGPVVAFTHNSTGPFVTQNKYLTTTWRQKPEHIGGFLSDGGVHQLALVISLLGEFGSVSALTRQVRERSGADDIVFATVQLKDAEVIGSFTYGSAFGATEKSVFLKVYGKNGTVTVDLSDKKNPVVKVKLGGSAEDNGDEQTFKVDNDESFGVNAEFLNFHEAVSKKDKSLYLGSPRTAFHHLACVDAFLKSSAKNGDHVKVEQP from the coding sequence atgtccCCATTAAACGTCGGTATAGTTGGTACAGGTATTTTTGCCAGAGATAGACATCTGCCATCCTACCAGGAATTTCCTGACAAGTTCAAAGTCGCTGCCGCCTTCAATAGACATAAGGAAAAAGCTTTAGATTTTGCGAAGACCGCTAACATTCCTGAAAATAAGGTTTACGATAACCTAGAGGAGATTTTGAAGGATCCTCATGTTGACTACATTGACGCTTTGCTACCTGCCCAATTTAACGCTGATATTGTTGAGAAGGCAGTCAAAGCAGGTAAACCAGTTATTTTAGAAAAACCAATCGCCGCCAACTTAGACCAAGCAAGAGAGATTGTCGAATTGGCAGAGTCCACCCCATTACCCGTGGGCGTGGCTGAAAATTGGTTATATTTACCATGTATTAAGATAGCGAAGGAGCAGATCAAGAAAATCGGTCCTGTTGTAGCATTCACCCACAATTCCACCGGTCCATTTGTTActcaaaataaatatttgaCTACAACCTGGAGACAAAAACCAGAACACATTGGCGGATTTTTATCAGATGGTGGTGTCCATCAATTAGCTCTTGTTATTTCCTTACTTGGTGAATTCGGATCTGTTTCTGCATTAACCAGACAAGTGCGTGAACGTTCCGGTGCTGATGACATCGTCTTTGCTACCGTTCAGCTAAAGGATGCAGAGGTAATTGGAAGTTTTACTTATGGCTCTGCATTTGGTGCTACCGAAAAAtctgttttcttgaaagtTTATGGTAAGAATGGTACCGTTACCGTCGATTTGTCGGATAAGAAGAACCCCGTCGTAAAAGTTAAATTAGGGGGTTCAGCTGAAGATAACGGCGACGAACAAACTTTCAAGGTCGACAACGATGAAAGTTTCGGCGTTAACgctgaatttttgaacttcCATGAGGCCGTCAGCAAGAAAGACAAATCCCTATACTTAGGCTCACCTAGAACTGCCTTCCACCACTTGGCTTGTGTGGAtgcatttttgaaatcttcTGCCAAGAATGGTGACCATGTTAAAGTTGAGCAGCCATGA
- the DIA1 gene encoding Dia1p (similar to YMR316W) has product MGAISRYLLKKAADGLKDEQRLKIEMSDSKTLPECFHFNRERRMPIAEINGEDGFFMFPSQQSLENFENTKKNSNELSRDAIGIPLFQIINSTLPFGKRGSHNKTVNNVLSYKIFKFILRTAEEPPPYAVAKIVSSNNGLVLYKVPLYDIYKNVSQINITYNFLGAMSTEPNSLAMAHREGYRDLDTKVNNLNLRWHVTYSPVVINDHYKLTLLEDYEVNRFDEDAIRTAKKRIPTDQKDQKGQRFVAAHYTREFSTSLFRWVSQEGHLILGEYCTDQGSFGLHNIPPLTEDLGCQSLLIHYIEYMKRQPKRVVRETRKQNRRNLANTTNMRGNLM; this is encoded by the coding sequence ATGGGTGCAATAAGTAGATACCTTCTGAAGAAAGCAGCAGATGGGCTTAAAGATGAGCAGAGATTGAAGATTGAAATGTCCGATAGCAAGACCCTTCCGGAGTGCTTTCATTTTAATAgggaaagaagaatgcCCATAGCCGAGATAAACGGCGAGGATGGGTTTTTCATGTTTCCATCTCAGCAATCGcttgaaaatttcgaaAACACTAAAAAGAATTCGAATGAGCTGAGTCGAGATGCAATTGGTATTCCACTATTCCAAATAATTAATTCCACCTTACCATTTGGTAAAAGAGGTAGTCACAATAAGACGGTCAACAATGTACTGTcatataaaattttcaaatttattttaAGGACGGCAGAGGAACCTCCCCCCTATGCTGTAGCAAAAATCGTTTCCTCGAACAACGGATTAGTATTGTACAAAGTGCCCCTTTATgacatatataaaaatgttaGCCAAATAAACATAACTTACAACTTTTTAGGGGCCATGTCTACGGAGCCCAACTCACTAGCAATGGCTCATCGAGAAGGATACAGGGATTTAGACACTAAAGTAAATAATTTAAATCTTCGGTGGCATGTCACTTATTCGCCTGTTGTCATCAACGATCATTATAAACTAACTTTGTTAGAAGATTATGAAGTTAACCGTTTCGATGAAGATGCCATCAGGACtgccaaaaaaaggataccCACTGACcaaaaagatcaaaaagGTCAGAGGTTCGTAGCTGCTCACTATACTAGAGAGTTCTCAACATCTCTTTTCAGGTGGGTTTCTCAGGAAGGCCACTTAATTCTTGGCGAGTATTGCACGGATCAAGGATCATTTGGATTGCATAATATTCCACCATTGACGGAAGATCTCGGGTGTCAAAGCCTACTCATTCATTACATAGAGTACATGAAGAGACAACCTAAAAGAGTTGTGagagaaacaagaaaacaaaatagaaGGAACCTTGCAAACACAACCAACATGAGAGGGAACCTAATGTAG
- a CDS encoding uncharacterized protein (similar to YMR317W), with translation MGSSGSKSTTATTTSHSSTTTTSSTTSTTTPTTTSTTSKTSTTSTSTTSTTTPEIVVSSSSTLVSSVIPELTSSSSLSSDTIASILSSESLASILSSFSYTSSDIPSTSFNNIESSTPDPSNSYSAPSSTTTQSPGPTTAAGSISSSISQTSSSQISSSSGSGSSSEPSGESPVLETSVLSSDTTAVTSSTSTTLTELLSSSEPNSSKPAAASVSTTFDSSKEISTSTSDVSPASLLSSTSSLITSNLPTSRAASSTFERSSTASSLNISELSATSSSTVSSALPFTSTISSITSSLTTSEALSMASSSVTSSLSTTSGLASSSMTSSSVSSEALSTSSSSVSSEALSTSSSSVSSEGSSMTSSSVSSEALSTSSSSVSSEGSSMTSSSVSSEALSTSSSSVSSEALSTSSSSVSSEGSRAIYSLASSRLYTSKAASTTSSLVTTEAPSVTSSLRSFSEPLASNSVIESSLSFGYNLTVSTIPSATSSSLTSEASSSSSSFANSKTSSASAGLTRSRAPFVNSSTVASSALTSISLSASQLPSARSSIAFSEASSISSSLTSSSASSDNNPTVTSASLIASSTKTSGVSSMVSSMTPSEATNTSNLATSSASFLSNKATVRSSSETNTASSFSVPTVSSSSVSSDTSLTTPSFATTSAPLVSNATVISSSLADSSFLAPGTSPATSTSVPSGASSTIPSRTTGTPFTSNSTVDRSSSSAAGLVTDSASPASTLRTSSAPLVSSDASSSLAARNLTTSSVSSSQFVSKSTTPSSILVAPSIHRSENSSIVSTIATSLPNHTTFASSSSTFTSPTSISDDTTFLTTAKQIVTLTSTANCSRASVTSNITKTAIISREITIAETVTSCSGGCVKGRNTTTFITVTDINTSTATTCPEKEATLTTSGDVTEHITSTKINNVGTFTSSENSRDTRTSQKTAKIVPESRIVRGSSTFAETTSPTTDLTGKASMETNPSSTYSSATKVTETRSVKENASPVTHSPATKVTGNTTVDGTKSKSTKTTKDTSTIARSSASPVGKGETTLETIIVSSKKLLSTSQLISSTKKATGSTTKLAASIHGTSSSAKQSTTFTVSTAKQNAGTFLNINMKVFAIGAIALVA, from the coding sequence ATGGGTTCATCTGGTTCAAAATCGACCACAGCAACCACTACGTCGCATAGTAGTACGACTACCACTAGTAGCACCACCAGTACAACTACCCCCACTACCACTAGCACAACGAGCAAAACAAGTACAACAAGTACAAGTACTACATCTACTACTACCCCAGAAATTGTTGTAAGCAGTTCTAGTACATTGGTTTCTTCTGTTATACCCGAACTCACTTCTAGCTCGTCGCTCTCCTCCGATACAATTGCCTCAATTCTATCATCGGAGTCATTGGCGTccattctttcttctttttcatacACATCATCCGATATCCCTAGTACATCGTTCAACAATATCGAATCATCGACTCCTGATCCTTCAAACTCATACAGTGCTCCTTCCTCCACAACTACACAATCACCCGGCCCCACTACAGCGGCTGGCTCCATAAGCAGTAGCATTAGCCAAACATCTTCCTCGCAAATCAGTTCATCAAGTGGAAGTGGTTCCTCTTCAGAGCCATCAGGAGAGTCTCCTGTCCTAGAAACGTCTGTCTTATCCTCTGATACAACTGCAGTCACATCCTCTACATCTACCACGCTTACTGAACTTTTATCTTCCTCCGAGCCAAATTCCTCAAAACCGGCTGCTGCTTCAGTCAGCACTACTTTCGATTCTTcgaaagaaatttctacTTCCACGTCTGATGTTTCGCCTGCCTCATTGCTATCGAGTACTTCCAGCCTCATAACCTCCAATTTGCCAACGTCTAGAGCTGCATCTAGTACATTTGAAAGATCCTCAACCGCTTCTAGCTTGAATATATCTGAACTTTCAGCCACTTCCAGCTCGACTGTTTCTTCAGCCCTGCCATTTACCTCTACGATTTCATCGATCACTTCCAGCTTAACGACTTCAGAAGCTTTGTCCATGGCATCTAGCTCTGTGACCTCTAGTTTGTCCACAACATCTGGATTAGCAAGTTCATCGATGACATCCAGCTCGGTAAGTTCAGAAGCTTTATCGACGTCATCCAGCTCGGTAAGTTCAGAAGCTTTATCGACGTCATCCAGCTCGGTGAGTTCAGAAGGTTCATCGATGACATCCAGCTCGGTAAGTTCAGAAGCTTTATCGACGTCATCCAGCTCGGTGAGTTCAGAAGGTTCATCGATGACATCCAGCTCGGTAAGTTCAGAAGCTTTATCGACGTCATCCAGCTCGGTAAGTTCAGAAGCTTTATCGACGTCATCCAGCTCGGTGAGTTCAGAAGGTTCACGGGCGATATATAGCTTAGCAAGTTCTAGGTTGTACACCTCTAAAGCTGCATCAACTACTTCTAGCTTAGTTACTACAGAGGCTCCGTCAGTAACTTCTAGTCTAAGATCGTTTAGTGAGCCATTAGCAAGCAATTCAGTCATTGAAAGTTCTTTGTCATTTGGTTACAATTTAACCGTCTCTACCATACCATCAGCCACATCTAGCTCGCTTACCTCTGAAGCTTCGTCAAGTAGTTCTAGCTTCGCCAATTCTAAAACTTCATCTGCTTCCGCTGGTTTGACCAGATCTAGAGCGCCATTCGTCAATAGTTCAACCGTTGCAAGTTCTGCATTGACATCTATCAGTTTAAGCGCTTCTCAACTTCCATCAGCCCGGTCTAGTATCGCTTTTTCAGAAGCTTCGTCAATTTCCTCTAGTCTAACTAGCTCTAGTGCGTCATCAGACAATAATCCAACTGTTACAAGCGCCTCACTGATAGCTAGCAGTACAAAAACTTCAGGAGTTTCATCAATGGTCTCTAGTATGACTCCTTCTGAAGCTACAAACACCTCCAATTTGGCCACATCTAGCGCATCATTTTTGAGCAATAAAGCTACTGTCCGCTCTTCATCAGAGACCAATACTGCAAGTAGTTTTAGTGTACCAACAGTCTCATCTAGCTCCGTTAGCTCCGATACTTCGTTAACCACTCCCAGCTTTGCCACCACTAGTGCACCACTTGTAAGTAATGCGACTGTAATTAGCTCATCATTAGCAGATTCTAGCTTTCTCGCCCCTGGAACTTCTCCAGCTACTTCCACTTCGGTTCCTTCAGGAGCTTCTTCAACTATTCCTAGCAGGACTACTGGTACCCCATTCACAAGTAATTCTACGGTTGATAGATCTTCGTCAAGCGCAGCTGGTTTAGTTACCGATTCCGCGTCACCAGCTTCCACTTTACGCACTTCCAGCGCACCGTTAGTAAGTAGTGACGCCAGTTCTTCATTAGCAGCCCGCAATTTAACCACTTCCAGCGTTTCTTCATCACAATTTGTAAGCAAATCGACTACTCCTAGCTCCATTCTAGTCGCTCCTAGTATCCATAGGTCTGAAAATTCCTCAATTGTCTCCACAATTGCAACGTCTCTCCCTAATCACACTACATTTGCTTCTTCAAGTTCAACATTCACCTCACCCACAAGTATCTCTGATGATACAACTTTTTTAACTACTGCTAAACAAATTGTAACATTAACCTCAACTGCCAATTGCAGCAGAGCTAGTGTCACTTCCAATATTACTAAAACAGCAATTATAAGTAGGGAGATCACTATTGCAGAAACAGTTACAAGCTGTTCAGGTGGTTGCGTCAAAGGCAGAAACACAACCACATTTATTACTGTAACAGATATTAATACTTCTACTGCCACTACTTGCccagaaaaagaagcaacaTTGACCACGAGTGGAGATGTAACAGAACATATCACCAGCactaaaataaataatgtTGGAACATTCACGTCTTCAGAAAATTCCAGAGATACAAGGACTTCTCAAAAAACTGCAAAAATTGTACCAGAATCTAGAATCGTAAGGGGCTCATCAACCTTTGCAGAAACGACCTCACCAACAACAGATCTTACAGGAAAAGCATCCATGGAGACAAACCCTTCATCAACCTATTCATCAGCAACCAAGGTTACTGAAACCAGATctgttaaagaaaatgcttCACCAGTAACCCATTCACCAGCAACCAAGGTTACTGGAAACACAACTGTTGACGGAACGAAGAGTAAATCGACtaaaacaacaaaagacACTTCAACTATTGCGAGGTCTTCGGCAAGTCCAGTCGGCAAAGGTGAAACTACCCTTGAAACGATAATTGTTTCAAGTAAAAAGTTGTTATCAACATCGCAACTAATTTCATCCACTAAAAAGGCAACCGGATCTACTACTAAACTTGCCGCATCCATTCATGGAACATCCTCATCTGCTAAACAAAGCACAACATTTACTGTCAGCACGGCAAAGCAAAATGCTGGTACGTTCCTGAACATTAACATGAAAGTTTTTGCCATTGGTGCTATTGCTTTGGTAGCTTAA
- the ADH6 gene encoding NADP-dependent alcohol dehydrogenase (NADPH-dependent medium chain alcohol dehydrogenase~similar to YMR318C), producing the protein MSYPEKFEGIAIQSHEDWKNPKKTKYDPKPFYDHDVDIKIEACGVCGSDIHCAAGHWGNKKMPLVVGHEIVGKVVKLGTNSNSGLRIGQRVGVGAQVFSCLECDRCKSDNEPYCTKFVTTYSQPYEDGYVSQGGYANYVRVHEHFVVPIPENIPSHLAAPLLCGGLTVFSPLIRNGCGPGKKVGIVGFGGIGSMGTLISKAMGAETYVISRSSRKREDAMKMGADHYIATLEEGDWGEKYFDTFDLIVVCASSLTDIDFDIMPKAMKVGGRIVSISIPEQHEMLTLKPYGLKAVSISYSALGSIKELKQLLELVSENDIKIWVETLPVGEAGVHEAFERMEKGDVRYRFTLVDYDKEFPN; encoded by the coding sequence aTGTCTTATCCTGAGAAATTTGAAGGTATCGCCATTCAATCGCACGAAGATTGGAAAAACCCAAAGAAGACAAAGTACGACCCAAAGCCATTCTACGATCACGATGTTGACATTAAGATCGAGGCATGTGGTGTCTGCGGCAGCGATATTCATTGTGCAGCTGGCCATTGGGGCAACAAGAAGATGCCTTTAGTCGTCGGCCATGAAATTGTTGGTAAAGTTGTCAAGTTAGGGACCAATTCCAACAGTGGACTGAGGATCGGCCAACGTGTTGGTGTAGGTGCTCAAGTTTTTTCATGCTTGGAGTGTGACCGTTGTAAGAGTGATAATGAGCCATACTGCACCAAGTTTGTGACCACTTACAGTCAACCTTATGAAGACGGCTATGTGTCACAGGGTGGTTATGCAAATTACGTTAGAGTTCATGAACATTTCGTGGTTCCCATCCCAGAAAATATCCCATCTCACTTGGCTGCTCCACTATTATGTGGTGGTTTGACCGTTTTCTCTCCATTGATTCGCAATGGTTGCGGTCCAGGCAAAAAAGTTGGTATTGTTGGTTTTGGTGGTATCGGCAGTATGGGTACATTGATTTCTAAAGCTATGGGGGCAGAGACATATGTTATTTCTCGTTCTTCAAGGAAGAGGGAAGATGCGATGAAGATGGGCGCTGACCACTATATCGCTACATTAGAAGAGGGAGATTGGGGTGAAAAATACTTTGATACCTTCGACCTGATTGTAGTTTGCGCATCGTCCTTAACCGATATTGACTTCGATATTATGCCAAAGGCCATGAAGGTTGGTGGTAGAATTGTCTCAATCTCTATACCAGAACAACATGAGATGTTGACGTTGAAGCCATACGGCTTAAAGGCCGTTTCCATTTCTTACAGTGCTCTAGGTTCtatcaaagaattgaagCAGCTCTTGGAATTAGTCTCTGAAAACGATATCAAGATTTGGGTAGAAACATTGCCAGTCGGTGAAGCTGGTGTTCACGAAGCTTTTGAAAGGATGGAAAAAGGCGACGTTAGATATAGATTTACTTTGGTCGACTACGATAAAGAATTTCCAAACTAG
- the FET4 gene encoding Fet4p (Low-affinity Fe(II) transporter of the plasma membrane~similar to YMR319C), with the protein MGKISEFLGNPGARPDVHHRAPTVDCKQYEEFGDSNDYKNDDVVRVISHSDESTDDELCNVNLSETGAIFTSKGFTGLSKGFTDKSLDFLVRVAGSQAVFFIVWVILIIWVVIGIVYNAPFNWQVVMQDGQSIQSYVWDTLLMRQQLMSTHEQILICGRLKSRLASFKNYLTRSTPEEEKAECTVEANEVTSVEKHIDPSAINGELPVENWYDRLSNLASKYMGSIAAMVIFWIGIFVWIGCGAIPKDAGNTAPYTGETTGSNPRLKKFSDAWQMYINTAVAVSLLICTTFLQNIRARHDYFTGKFLVDIFDMDEKIDYRIRKHFNDFETPHPVVTIESKKRSTGRKMIDWYADIIGTGIGVVIGVAVFATWIGIGSPMKWDDNWWLIIGTYTGLIGFLDGFVLREVYFRIVQHEEKNYSDVAREDLELFQELGIECPEEFTGKAPEVNTVGYRTSRYINRICSTPWSVLVSVVIIIALICIASGMRWSTTGQLIANTPTMIIEEFFLLVLLQAHNWADRQRRVEVTALYARRRILLSYVEKRFPEVMVLEK; encoded by the coding sequence ATGGGTAAAATTTCAGAGTTCCTCGGGAATCCAGGTGCTAGACCTGACGTTCATCATAGAGCACCTACTGTTGATTGCAAACAGTACGAAGAATTTGGTGATTCCAACGATTACAAGAACGATGATGTGGTCAGAGTTATCAGCCACAGCGATGAGAGTACTGATGACGAACTTTGTAATGTAAACTTATCAGAAACAGGCGCAATCTTCACGAGTAAAGGTTTCACTGGATTAAGTAAAGGTTTTACAGATAAATCTTTAGATTTTCTAGTACGAGTGGCTGGTTCACAAGCCGTTTTTTTCATCGTTTGGGTTATTCTCATAATCTGGGTGGTGATTGGTATTGTTTATAACGCACCTTTCAATTGGCAGGTTGTTATGCAGGATGGCCAATCGATCCAAAGTTATGTTTGGGACACACTACTGATGAGGCAACAATTGATGAGCACACATgaacaaattttgatttgtGGTAGATTGAAATCGAGATTGGCTTCCTTTAAAAACTACCTAACAAGAAGTACCccagaggaagaaaaagcagaaTGCACGGTTGAAGCTAATGAGGTCACTTCTGTTGAAAAGCATATAGACCCATCTGCCATTAACGGAGAACTGCCTGTCGAAAATTGGTACGACCGTTTATCTAATTTAGCAAGTAAATATATGGGTTCAATTGCAGCAATGGTGATATTTTGGATAGGTATTTTCGTTTGGATCGGTTGTGGTGCTATCCCAAAAGATGCAGGCAACACAGCACCTTACACTGGAGAAACTACTGGTAGTAATCCaagattgaaaaagttcagTGACGCTTGGCAAATGTATATCAACACTGCTGTTGCAGTCTCCCTTCTGATTTGCACTACTTTCTTACAAAATATAAGAGCAAGACACGATTATTTCACAGggaaatttttggttgatATCTTCGATATGGACGAAAAAATCGACTATCGTATAAGAAAGCATTTTAACGATTTCGAGACGCCTCACCCAGTCGTTACCATTGAgtccaaaaaaagatcaacCGGGAGAAAAATGATTGATTGGTATGCCGATATTATTGGGACTGGGATTGGTGTTGTGATTGGTGTAGCAGTATTCGCTACTTGGATTGGTATTGGTTCGCCAATGAAGTGGGATGATAATTGGTGGTTGATTATCGGTACATACACAGGTTTAATTGGGTTTTTAGATGGTTTCGTTCTAAGAGAAGTGTACTTCAGGATTGTCCAGCACGAGGAGAAGAATTACTCTGATGTGGCTAGAGAAGACCTTGAACTGTTCCAAGAATTAGGTATTGAATGTCCCGAAGAGTTCACTGGTAAGGCCCCTGAGGTTAACACCGTTGGTTACAGAACATCCCGGTATATTAATAGGATCTGCTCAACTCCTTGGAGTGTTCTGGTATCCGTCGTGATCATCATCGCTTTGATTTGTATTGCTTCCGGTATGCGTTGGAGTACGACAGGTCAGTTGATTGCTAACACGCCAACCATGATTATCGAAGAATTCTTCTTACTAGTTCTGTTGCAAGCACATAATTGGGCTGATCGTCAAAGAAGAGTGGAGGTGACCGCTTTGTACGCACGTAGGCGCATTCTCCTATCATATGTGGAAAAACGTTTCCCAGAGGTTATGGTGTTGGAAAAGTAG